The Arcobacter arenosus genome has a window encoding:
- a CDS encoding VCBS domain-containing protein — MLSIEKYEQNINLDNLMSSNEIKELILRDFQKGKTITIELSSNISYMSELTNDGKDLTLTFNDNAQTFKIVLKGMVEILNSNDGTDLIKLIETDTEKTYSISDLASAMEASAAGGEVLTQGDGTQNPAQNNELTFENTPALAGRLDTNNEFTQNGFFPLIENLNQNNNETNVFYSGKLIDGYISGSTVFIDANNNGILDAGEKSTTTDANGDFSFSGLTQTELEAGPIVAFGGTDISTGLPFEGFYTAPNGSTTVSPLSTLMHELVKDGLTENEAESLIANTFGLVTNIDLLNYDPIQEQNPQVQAIAVQIANLVNLSAALLSNVEGQDELDASLIAFDSFAQILQDNPNFDLSNPADIEKFLREITNNNPSLDFEDISSNIANINLQVEQAVDAQDPFATMAEIQRIQAEDLENKFTSNDAPNTTEEVNIIEENDLNDVTIGGTEIVDYNYTGSVAGNATDINGDDIEYSYAGNLNISLSTTNTVIVSALNNPSPEFTQVLKTYFFEFVSNPLVSAVIDDSQKLQEIEAFLLEPTTSITDAITYLNNLTQVNIDLTTGEFTIEGIVSEKYVNLLQTNNALIIDMQSDGTYTLNSPYFNLLTPNEKLEISFDYQSSDGMLVDVSTVSLIVNGGNEAPVITVEEPIMSALSESDFADNSSGIPNYYKIISLEEVYNLLGVEDVDDVSLTVSLDDGKSTFTINGTDVTGDTNGVFQLRDGVYNSNWANQGANENDLVIYSEEIDSLDENQTMNITFDVKAYDGTDFSEAKTVSVAVSGENDIPVITVEEPIMSALSESDFADNSSGIPNYYKIISLEEVYNLLGVEDVDDVSLTVSLDDGKSTFTINGTDVTGDTNGVFQLR; from the coding sequence ATGTTATCAATAGAAAAATATGAACAAAATATAAATTTAGACAATCTTATGTCAAGTAATGAGATAAAAGAATTGATTTTAAGAGATTTCCAAAAAGGCAAGACAATAACTATAGAGTTGTCTTCTAATATTTCTTATATGTCAGAACTTACTAATGATGGTAAAGACTTAACTTTAACATTTAATGATAATGCCCAAACTTTTAAAATAGTTTTAAAAGGGATGGTAGAAATTCTTAATTCAAATGATGGCACAGATTTAATTAAATTAATCGAAACTGATACAGAAAAAACTTATAGTATATCAGATTTAGCAAGCGCTATGGAAGCTTCTGCTGCTGGAGGTGAAGTTCTTACTCAAGGTGATGGTACTCAAAATCCAGCTCAAAATAATGAATTAACATTTGAGAATACTCCTGCTCTTGCAGGAAGATTAGATACTAACAATGAGTTTACACAAAATGGATTTTTTCCTTTAATTGAAAATTTAAATCAAAATAATAATGAAACAAATGTATTTTATTCAGGAAAACTAATTGATGGATATATTTCTGGTTCAACAGTTTTTATTGATGCAAACAATAATGGTATTTTAGATGCTGGTGAAAAATCTACTACAACAGATGCAAATGGAGACTTTAGTTTTAGTGGATTAACACAAACAGAATTGGAAGCAGGACCAATTGTAGCTTTTGGTGGAACAGATATCTCTACTGGATTACCATTTGAAGGATTTTATACTGCTCCTAATGGTTCTACAACTGTTTCTCCTTTAAGTACGTTAATGCATGAGCTTGTAAAAGATGGATTAACTGAAAATGAAGCAGAGAGTTTAATTGCTAATACTTTTGGTTTAGTTACAAATATTGATTTATTAAACTATGACCCAATTCAAGAACAAAATCCACAAGTTCAAGCTATTGCTGTACAAATTGCAAACTTAGTAAATTTAAGTGCAGCTTTATTGAGTAATGTAGAAGGGCAGGATGAATTAGATGCTTCATTAATAGCCTTTGATTCATTTGCACAAATTCTCCAAGATAATCCTAATTTTGATTTATCTAATCCTGCTGATATTGAAAAATTTTTAAGAGAAATTACAAATAATAATCCAAGTTTAGACTTTGAAGATATTTCATCAAATATTGCAAATATTAATTTACAAGTTGAACAAGCTGTTGATGCACAAGACCCATTTGCAACAATGGCTGAAATTCAAAGAATACAAGCAGAAGATTTAGAAAATAAATTTACTTCAAATGATGCACCAAATACAACAGAAGAAGTTAATATAATAGAAGAAAATGATTTAAATGATGTAACAATTGGTGGAACAGAAATTGTAGATTACAACTATACAGGAAGTGTAGCAGGAAATGCAACTGATATAAATGGTGATGATATAGAATACTCATATGCTGGAAATTTGAATATTTCACTAAGTACAACAAATACTGTAATTGTATCTGCTCTAAATAATCCTAGCCCAGAGTTTACACAGGTTTTAAAAACTTATTTCTTTGAATTTGTAAGTAATCCATTAGTATCAGCAGTAATTGATGATAGTCAAAAGTTACAAGAAATTGAAGCATTTCTTTTAGAACCTACAACATCAATAACTGATGCAATAACATATTTAAATAATTTGACTCAAGTTAATATCGATTTGACAACAGGAGAGTTTACAATTGAAGGTATTGTAAGTGAAAAATATGTGAATCTTTTACAAACAAATAATGCTTTAATAATAGATATGCAAAGTGATGGTACATATACTTTAAATAGCCCATATTTTAATCTATTAACACCAAATGAAAAACTAGAGATAAGTTTTGATTATCAATCGTCAGATGGTATGTTAGTAGATGTATCAACTGTATCTTTAATTGTAAATGGTGGTAATGAAGCACCAGTAATCACAGTAGAAGAGCCAATAATGAGTGCCTTAAGTGAGAGTGATTTTGCAGATAATTCATCAGGAATTCCTAACTACTATAAAATAATATCTTTAGAAGAAGTATATAACTTATTAGGTGTAGAAGATGTAGATGATGTAAGCTTAACAGTGTCATTAGATGATGGGAAATCAACATTTACAATAAATGGGACAGATGTAACAGGAGATACAAATGGAGTATTCCAACTAAGAGATGGAGTATATAATAGTAATTGGGCAAACCAAGGAGCTAATGAGAATGATTTAGTAATCTATAGTGAAGAGATAGATAGCTTAGATGAGAATCAAACAATGAATATCACATTCGATGTAAAAGCATATGATGGGACAGACTTTAGTGAAGCTAAGACAGTAAGTGTAGCAGTAAGTGGAGAGAATGATATCCCAGTAATCACAGTAGAAGAGCCAATAATGAGTGCCTTAAGTGAGAGTGATTTTGCAGATAATTCATCAGGAATTCCTAACTACTATAAAATAATATCTTTAGAAGAAGTATATAACTTATTAGGTGTAGAAGATGTAGATGATGTAAGCTTAACAGTGTCATTAGATGATGGGAAATCAACATTTACAATAAATGGGACAGATGTAACAGGAGATACAAATGGAGTATTCCAACTAAGAG
- a CDS encoding response regulator transcription factor: MNVSLNKILKQSNVLYLSSNDKLCKQTVNILKLFFKKIIFRDNIEKAILAFDSIFIHLIITEIDLYESNGIEFIKKIRTINNKIPIIVITENKNIDVLLEVVKLNLTDYIIKPTDVNKLITSLNISAKKIYNNGDIINIINDNLTYNYLEKSLSLNESIINLTKKESKLFELLLLNKNKIVKIEDIKKHIWIDKEVSDSALKTMFSRLTNKIGKDVITNSFGVGYGIYEK; this comes from the coding sequence ATGAATGTATCATTAAACAAAATCCTTAAACAAAGCAATGTCTTATATCTTTCTAGTAATGACAAACTATGTAAACAGACAGTAAATATTTTAAAACTTTTTTTTAAAAAAATAATTTTTAGAGATAATATTGAAAAGGCTATTTTAGCTTTTGATAGTATATTTATACATTTAATAATAACAGAGATAGATTTATATGAATCAAATGGAATTGAATTTATCAAAAAAATCAGAACTATAAATAACAAAATTCCTATTATTGTAATTACAGAAAACAAAAATATAGATGTTTTATTAGAAGTTGTAAAATTAAACTTAACTGATTATATTATCAAGCCAACAGATGTAAATAAATTAATCACAAGTTTAAATATTAGTGCAAAAAAAATATACAACAATGGAGACATTATAAATATAATAAATGACAATCTTACATATAATTATTTAGAAAAATCTCTTTCTTTGAATGAATCTATAATAAACTTGACAAAAAAAGAATCAAAACTATTTGAACTTTTACTGTTAAATAAAAATAAAATTGTAAAAATAGAAGATATAAAAAAACATATATGGATAGATAAAGAAGTTTCTGATTCTGCATTAAAAACTATGTTTAGTAGATTAACAAATAAAATAGGAAAAGATGTTATAACCAACTCTTTTGGAGTTGGTTATGGGATTTATGAAAAGTGA
- a CDS encoding 5'-methylthioadenosine/adenosylhomocysteine nucleosidase: protein MTKLAIMGAMEEEIEPLLEYFENVKVTEFADNKYYEVNLNGLDIVIAYSKIGKVFASLTATTMIEKFGCDTLLFSGVAGGINPKLKIGDLIIADKLCQHDLDITAFGHPNGFVPGGKVFVETSKELRDVAFEVAEENNISVLEGTIATGDQFVHSVERKEFIESTFNADALEMEGASVAVICDALNVPFLILRAISDTADMDAGFDFDEFLKSSAKNSADYMIKIVKKLQN from the coding sequence ATGACTAAATTAGCGATAATGGGGGCTATGGAAGAGGAAATAGAACCTCTTTTAGAGTATTTTGAAAATGTAAAAGTAACAGAATTTGCAGACAACAAATATTATGAAGTAAATTTAAATGGTCTTGATATTGTAATTGCATATTCAAAAATTGGAAAAGTTTTTGCAAGTTTAACAGCAACTACTATGATTGAAAAGTTTGGTTGTGATACTTTACTTTTTTCAGGTGTTGCAGGGGGAATAAATCCAAAACTTAAAATTGGAGATTTAATTATTGCTGATAAGCTTTGCCAACATGATTTAGATATTACTGCTTTTGGTCATCCAAATGGTTTTGTTCCTGGGGGAAAGGTATTTGTTGAAACTTCAAAAGAATTAAGAGATGTGGCTTTTGAAGTTGCAGAAGAAAATAATATATCTGTATTAGAAGGAACTATTGCAACAGGAGATCAATTTGTACATTCTGTTGAGAGAAAAGAATTTATTGAATCTACTTTTAATGCAGATGCTCTTGAGATGGAAGGTGCTAGTGTTGCAGTTATTTGTGATGCTTTAAATGTTCCATTCTTAATTTTAAGAGCTATTTCTGATACTGCTGATATGGATGCAGGATTTGATTTTGACGAATTCTTAAAATCATCTGCTAAAAATTCAGCTGATTATATGATAAAGATTGTAAAAAAACTACAAAATTAA